A DNA window from Drosophila biarmipes strain raj3 chromosome 2R, RU_DBia_V1.1, whole genome shotgun sequence contains the following coding sequences:
- the LOC108030094 gene encoding RING finger protein nhl-1 isoform X9 → MEQFEQLLTCCVCLDRYRIPKLLPCQHSFCMEPCMEGLVDYVRRQVKCPECRAEHRIPYNGVQAFPTNVTLQRFLELHIEITGELPDPTSGQIMERCGVCSEKAYLSHCAHCEKKICEDCKSAHMDILRREITRFNSQIRRSLHRLQDSLAIIEKNTMSLQTNAISVTEEIDEIYQRITKAIKDRSDQLKGEIDRYLAVELRNLTTLKENLDLEITNITSNCDTVDKYMNETVEWDDCELMDTKEIFLKTVEFLRHFEYENNDYSRRVRFLVSIDPNQLVMNLATFGDLNIAPHSTPSGGSVSSSHLAPPSTLQPGLMRSKSDHRLATQFRQQEERSGYNDEPVLGGRKFGERPQRSATQANNDRYGRGGDYDYENDYDNDGSSGRAGKSSRFRSRFVRSHQNDDSDSEQQQQQRQQELKERKDRVLDSEDVSRGQLSGIIRLSDCSRVVQRLADIGKEKKEKKSDAAAAAQAAVQAAIQAQKAAMQRQQQKNQQTAADEEELARQKRKNATPSSAAGAATSSGGDTAGDQRVAALKNRGGEESDGSSNQAASPVRNSAASTTRAEVSVNEANTEEEGVASESSDSEEEEEEEAGGEQPEESVQVVLQDVLSLGEPQQPTSSEETEEEESSSEYEEVTASETEEEQEEDQERVTETGTQNLPVINVLPPENDLAPKVEESRAHHITSQQPQEETDKSTEESPEEEDEEEEYTEEEIESKPPVSAQVAAVKKTQRSGSSDSSASTESSASSAAAAAVAATSTSASAAAPATSGGSSNAASQSGKAPSSSRYSTARDTTAVPEKKPFVSRFLPQHSTANAANGSADKKKAESSSSSEEETSSESESESEPETKAKTSAASSSTNTKSTPSSAASSTTAASGSTSGGSYRDRLEARRASRDDSSSTAAGRSSYATPSSSGYGSGSGTSSGRTRAVPAPHHASESEDRYGSGTGSSYTSRFLNKSKSSAIVTQPSLSTPTASFDEDATGTGDDSDSRYGTGRSRYLAMKERRTRLARSRSSHQFGNDDEDLDEPVSPTTVSPSAYLASRYSGYGSSDLARSRSSHALKSRDNSPITDRGAGSSRSSGLGGSSATDSKDGEALSSWARYLKNKYGNKGSKDSAGSSGGARDTHGGTSSSSSGTGASSASSHAHGYGSGTSGMSGTSGRSTASDVSRRLSLGLPLRQANELASSDDDGSKNGLGSPTSPTVAAAVAAAGITGAAGTIPKQVYLRKRQQLFQLGGRGSEPGSFTWPRGLAVGPDNSIVVADSSNHRVQVFDSNGIFVKEFGEYGSGEGEFDCLAGVAVNRIGQYIIADRYNHRIQVLDPQGRFLRAFGSQGTADGKFNYPWGVTTDALGFIYVCDKENHRVQVFQSDGSFVGKFGSCGRGEGQLEHPHYIAVSNTNRVIVSDSNNHRIQIFDVNGKVLSTVGGEGSDDGQFKFPRGVAVDDQGYIFVADSGNNRIQIFNPDGSFLKTFGSWGSGDSEFKGLEGVAIMSNGNILVCDRENHRVQVF, encoded by the exons ATGGAGCAGTTCGAGCAGCTGCTGACGTGCTGCGTCTGCCTGGACAGATACCGCATCCCCAAGCTGCTGCCATGCCAGCACTCCTTCTGCATGGAGCCCTGCATGGAGGGCCTGGTGGACTATGTGCGACGGCAG GTAAAATGCCCGGAATGTCGTGCCGAACACCGGATACCCTACAACGGCGTGCAGGCCTTTCCAACGAATGTCACCCTACAACGGTTCCTGGAGCTGCACATCGAAATCACCGGAGAACTGCCCGATCCCACTTCAG GTCAAATTATGGAGCGCTGTGGCGTCTGCTCGGAAAAGGCCTACCTGTCCCACTGTGCGCACTGCGAGAAAAAGATCTGCGAGGACTGTAAAAGCGCCCACATGGACATTCTGCGGCGAGAGATCACGCGATTCAACTCACAG ATCCGCCGCAGCTTGCACCGGCTGCAGGACTCGCTGGCGATCATCGAGAAGAACACCATGAGCCTGCAGACGAACGCCATCAGTGTGACGGAGGAGATCGATGAGATCTACCAGCGGATCACCAAGGCCATCAAGGATCGCTCCGACCAGCTGAAGGGCGAGATCGATCGCTACCTGGCCGTGGAGCTGCGCAACCTGACTACGCTGAAGGAGAACCTCGACCTGGAGATCACGAACATCACCAGCAATTGCGACACGGTCGACAAGTACATGAACGAGACCGTGGAGTGGGATGACTGCGAGCTGATGGACACCAAGGAGATCTTCCTGAAGACGGTGGAGTTCCTGCGTCACTTCGAGTACGAGAACAACGACTACAGTCGGCGGGTGCGGTTCCTGGTCTCCATAGACCCCAACCAGCTGGTGATGAACCTGGCCACCTTCGGGGACCTGAACATAGCGCCCCACTCGACGCCAAGCGGCGGCTCGGTCAGCAGTTCCCACCTGGCGCCACCGAGCACCTTGCAACCGGGACTGATGCGCTCGAAGAGCGATCACCGCCTGGCCACCCAGTTCCGGCAGCAGGAGGAGCGCAGCGGCTACAACGATGAGCCCGTGCTGGGCGGTCGCAAGTTCGGCGAACGCCCGCAGCGCAGCGCCACCCAGGCGAACAACGATCGCTACGGGCGTGGCGGGGACTACGACTACGAGAACGACTACGACAACGATGGTTCCTCGGGCCGGGCGGGCAAATCCTCCCGCTTCCGGTCGCGGTTCGTGCGATCCCACCAGAACGACGACTCCGAcagcgagcagcagcagcagcagcggcagcaggagcTCAAGGAGCGCAAGGATCGCGTCCTGGACAGCGAGGACGTGTCCCGCGGCCAGTTGAGCGGCATCATCCGGTTGAGCGACTGCTCCCGCGTGGTCCAGCGATTGGCCGACATCGGCAAGGAGAAGAAGGAGAAGAAGTCGGATGCCGCAGCGGCAGCCCAGGCGGCAGTCCAAGCCGCCATCCAGGCCCAGAAGGCGGCCATGCAGCGCCAGCAGCAGAAGAACCAGCAGACAGCCGccgacgaggaggagctggcCCGCCAGAAGCGCAAGAACGCCACACCATCTTCGGCAGCCGGAGCAGCCACGTCGAGTGGCGGCGATACCGCCGGCGACCAGCGGGTGGCGGCCCTGAAGAATCGAGGCGGGGAGGAGAGCGACGGCAGCTCCAACCAGGCGGCGTCTCCAGTGCGTAACAGTGCAGCCTCTACGACGCGAGCCGAGGTAAGTGTGAATGAGGCAAATACAGAAGAAGAAGGCGTGGCCAGTGAAAGCAGTGACAgcgaggaagaggaggaggaggaggcggggGGAGAGCAACCGGAAGAATCTGTTCAAGTGGTTCTACAGGATGTGCTTAGTCTAGGAGAGCCTCAGCAGCCCACGTCTTCCGAAGAAACGGAGGAGGAAGAGTCCTCCTCCGAGTACGAGGAAGTAACAGCTAGCGAAACTGAAGAGGAACAGGAGGAGGACCAAGAAAGAGTGACTGAAACGGGGACTCAGAACTTACCAGTGATCAATGTACTACCACCAGAAAATGATTTAGCCCCAAAAGTAGAAGAAAGCAGAGCTCATCACATAACCAGTCAGCAGCCCCAGGAAGAAACAGATAAATCTACAGAAGAGAGTCCGGAAGAAGAGGACGAGGAAGAAGAGTACACAGAGGAAGAGATTGAG TCGAAGCCGCCCGTCTCCGCCCAGGTGGCAGCGGTGAAGAAGACCCAGCGATCCGGCAGCAGTGACAGCAGTGCCTCCACCGAGAGCTCAGCCAGttcggcggcagcggcggccgtggctgccacatccacatccgccTCCGCGGCGGCACCTGCCACGTCCGGTGGCAGCAGCAACGCCGCGAGCCAAAGTGGCAAGGCGCCCAGCTCGTCCAGGTACTCGACTGCCAGGGACACCACGGCGGTGCCGGAGAAGAAGCCCTTCGTCAGCCGCTTCCTGCCGCAACACAGTACCGCCAATGCCGCCAACGGCTCGGCGGACAAGAAGAAGGCGGAGTCCAGCTCCAGCAGCGAGGAGGAGACCAGCTCGGAGTCCGAATCCGAGTCGGAGCCGGAGACCAAGGCGAAGACGAGtgccgccagcagcagcaccaacacCAAGTCCACGCCCAGCAGCGCCGCCAGCTCGACGACGGCGGCGAGTGGTTCCACCAGCGGCGGATCCTACAGGGATCGCCTGGAGGCCCGGCGGGCTTCGCGGGACGACAGCTCCTCGACGGCGGCGGGCCGCAGCAGCTACGCCACGCCCTCGAGCAGCGGCTatggcagtggcagcggcacCAGCAGCGGACGCACGCGAGCGGTTCCCGCCCCGCACCATGCCAGTGAGAGCGAGGACCGCTACGGCAGCGGCACCGGCAGCAG CTACACAAGCCGCTTTCTAAACAAGAGCAAGAGCAGCGCCATAGTAACGCAACCCTCGCTATCCACGCCCACCGCCTCCTTCGATGAGGACGCCACCGGAACCGGCGACGACTCGGACAGTCGCTACGGAACGGGCCGCTCCCGGTACCTGGCCATGAAGGAGCGCCGCACCCGGCTGGCGCGCAGCCGCTCGTCCCACCAGTTCGGCAACGACGACGAGGATCTGGATGAGCCGGTGTCCCCCACCACGGTCTCGCCGTCCGCTTACCTGGCCTCAAG GTACAGCGGCTATGGCAGCAGCGACCTGGCCCGCAGCCGCTCCTCTCACGCCCTCAAGTCGCGCGACAACTCCCCGATCACCGATCGCGGGGCGGGGTCGTCGCGGTCCAGCGGCCTGGGCGGCAGCTCGGCGACGGACAGCAAGGACGGCGAGGCCTTGAGCTCCTGGGCACGGTATTTGAAGAACAAGTACGGTAACAAGGGCAGCAAGGACTCGGCCGGCAGTAGCGGCGGCGCACGCGACACGCACGGCGGCacctcctcgtcgtcctccGGGACGGGGGCGTCCTCGGCGTCGTCGCATGCGCACGGCTACGGGAGCGGTACGAGCGGCATGAGCGGCACGAGCGGACGGAGCACCGCCAGCGACGTGTCGCGACGGCTGAGCCTTGGACTGCCCCTGCGGCAGGCCAACGAGCTGGCCTCCTCCGACGACGACGGGTCAAAAAACGGGCTAGGCTCCCCTACGTCCCCTACggtagcagcagcagtggcagcagccGGTATAACCGGAGCGGCAGGTACTATCCCTAAACAGGTGTACCTGCGCAAGCGCCAGCAGCTGTTCCAGCTGGGGGGCCGGGGGAGCGAGCCCGGATCCTTCACATGGCCGCGTGGCCTGGCCGTCGGCCCCGACAACAGCATCGTGGTCGCCGACTCCAGCAACCACCGCGTCCAGGTCTTCGACTCCAACGGCATCTTCGTCAAGGAGTTCGGCGAGTACGGCAGCGGCGAGGGAGAGTTCGACTGCCTCGCCGGCGTGGCCGTGAACCGCATCGGCCAGTACATTATAGCCGACAG ATACAATCATCGCATACAAGTGCTCGATCCGCAAGGACGATTCCTGCGCGCCTTCGGTTCGCAGGGCACCGCAGATGGCAAATTCAATTATCCTTGGGGCGTAACAACCGATGCACTCGGCTTCATTTACGTGTGCGATAAGGAGAACCACAGAGTGCAG GTTTTCCAATCAGATGGTTCCTTCGTTGGCAAGTTCGGCTCCTGCGGCCGCGGCGAGGGACAACTTGAGCATCCGCATTATATAGCCGTATCGAATACGAATCGTGTGATTGTTTCCGATTCGAATAACCACAGGATTCAG ATTTTCGACGTGAACGGCAAGGTCCTGTCCACGGTGGGCGGCGAGGGCTCCGACGACGGCCAGTTCAAGTTTCCACG CGGTGTGGCCGTGGACGATCAGGGCTACATATTCGTGGCCGATTCGGGCAACAATCGCATTCAGATCTTCAATCCGGACGGCAGCTTCCTGAAGACCTTCGGCTCCTGGGGCTCCGGCGACTCGGAGTTCAAAGGACTCGAGGGCGTGGCCATCATGTCGAACGGCAACATCTTGGTCTGCGACCGCGAGAATCACCGCGTCCAAGTCTTCTGA
- the LOC108030094 gene encoding RING finger protein nhl-1 isoform X2 produces MEQFEQLLTCCVCLDRYRIPKLLPCQHSFCMEPCMEGLVDYVRRQVKCPECRAEHRIPYNGVQAFPTNVTLQRFLELHIEITGELPDPTSGQIMERCGVCSEKAYLSHCAHCEKKICEDCKSAHMDILRREITRFNSQIRRSLHRLQDSLAIIEKNTMSLQTNAISVTEEIDEIYQRITKAIKDRSDQLKGEIDRYLAVELRNLTTLKENLDLEITNITSNCDTVDKYMNETVEWDDCELMDTKEIFLKTVEFLRHFEYENNDYSRRVRFLVSIDPNQLVMNLATFGDLNIAPHSTPSGGSVSSSHLAPPSTLQPGLMRSKSDHRLATQFRQQEERSGYNDEPVLGGRKFGERPQRSATQANNDRYGRGGDYDYENDYDNDGSSGRAGKSSRFRSRFVRSHQNDDSDSEQQQQQRQQELKERKDRVLDSEDVSRGQLSGIIRLSDCSRVVQRLADIGKEKKEKKSDAAAAAQAAVQAAIQAQKAAMQRQQQKNQQTAADEEELARQKRKNATPSSAAGAATSSGGDTAGDQRVAALKNRGGEESDGSSNQAASPVRNSAASTTRAERTNDVSKPPVSAQVAAVKKTQRSGSSDSSASTESSASSAAAAAVAATSTSASAAAPATSGGSSNAASQSGKAPSSSRYSTARDTTAVPEKKPFVSRFLPQHSTANAANGSADKKKAESSSSSEEETSSESESESEPETKAKTSAASSSTNTKSTPSSAASSTTAASGSTSGGSYRDRLEARRASRDDSSSTAAGRSSYATPSSSGYGSGSGTSSGRTRAVPAPHHASESEDRYGSGTGSSYTSRFLNKSKSSAIVTQPSLSTPTASFDEDATGTGDDSDSRYGTGRSRYLAMKERRTRLARSRSSHQFGNDDEDLDEPVSPTTVSPSAYLASRYSGYGSSDLARSRSSHALKSRDNSPITDRGAGSSRSSGLGGSSATDSKDGEALSSWARYLKNKYGNKGSKDSAGSSGGARDTHGGTSSSSSGTGASSASSHAHGYGSGTSGMSGTSGRSTASDVSRRLSLGLPLRQANELASSDDDGSKNGLGSPTSPTVAAAVAAAGITGAAGTIPKQVYLRKRQQLFQLGGRGSEPGSFTWPRGLAVGPDNSIVVADSSNHRVQVFDSNGIFVKEFGEYGSGEGEFDCLAGVAVNRIGQYIIADRYNHRIQVLDPQGRFLRAFGSQGTADGKFNYPWGVTTDALGFIYVCDKENHRVQVFQSDGSFVGKFGSCGRGEGQLEHPHYIAVSNTNRVIVSDSNNHRIQIFDVNGKVLSTVGGEGSDDGQFKFPRGVAVDDQGYIFVADSGNNRIQIFNPDGSFLKTFGSWGSGDSEFKGLEGVAIMSNGNILVCDRENHRVQVF; encoded by the exons ATGGAGCAGTTCGAGCAGCTGCTGACGTGCTGCGTCTGCCTGGACAGATACCGCATCCCCAAGCTGCTGCCATGCCAGCACTCCTTCTGCATGGAGCCCTGCATGGAGGGCCTGGTGGACTATGTGCGACGGCAG GTAAAATGCCCGGAATGTCGTGCCGAACACCGGATACCCTACAACGGCGTGCAGGCCTTTCCAACGAATGTCACCCTACAACGGTTCCTGGAGCTGCACATCGAAATCACCGGAGAACTGCCCGATCCCACTTCAG GTCAAATTATGGAGCGCTGTGGCGTCTGCTCGGAAAAGGCCTACCTGTCCCACTGTGCGCACTGCGAGAAAAAGATCTGCGAGGACTGTAAAAGCGCCCACATGGACATTCTGCGGCGAGAGATCACGCGATTCAACTCACAG ATCCGCCGCAGCTTGCACCGGCTGCAGGACTCGCTGGCGATCATCGAGAAGAACACCATGAGCCTGCAGACGAACGCCATCAGTGTGACGGAGGAGATCGATGAGATCTACCAGCGGATCACCAAGGCCATCAAGGATCGCTCCGACCAGCTGAAGGGCGAGATCGATCGCTACCTGGCCGTGGAGCTGCGCAACCTGACTACGCTGAAGGAGAACCTCGACCTGGAGATCACGAACATCACCAGCAATTGCGACACGGTCGACAAGTACATGAACGAGACCGTGGAGTGGGATGACTGCGAGCTGATGGACACCAAGGAGATCTTCCTGAAGACGGTGGAGTTCCTGCGTCACTTCGAGTACGAGAACAACGACTACAGTCGGCGGGTGCGGTTCCTGGTCTCCATAGACCCCAACCAGCTGGTGATGAACCTGGCCACCTTCGGGGACCTGAACATAGCGCCCCACTCGACGCCAAGCGGCGGCTCGGTCAGCAGTTCCCACCTGGCGCCACCGAGCACCTTGCAACCGGGACTGATGCGCTCGAAGAGCGATCACCGCCTGGCCACCCAGTTCCGGCAGCAGGAGGAGCGCAGCGGCTACAACGATGAGCCCGTGCTGGGCGGTCGCAAGTTCGGCGAACGCCCGCAGCGCAGCGCCACCCAGGCGAACAACGATCGCTACGGGCGTGGCGGGGACTACGACTACGAGAACGACTACGACAACGATGGTTCCTCGGGCCGGGCGGGCAAATCCTCCCGCTTCCGGTCGCGGTTCGTGCGATCCCACCAGAACGACGACTCCGAcagcgagcagcagcagcagcagcggcagcaggagcTCAAGGAGCGCAAGGATCGCGTCCTGGACAGCGAGGACGTGTCCCGCGGCCAGTTGAGCGGCATCATCCGGTTGAGCGACTGCTCCCGCGTGGTCCAGCGATTGGCCGACATCGGCAAGGAGAAGAAGGAGAAGAAGTCGGATGCCGCAGCGGCAGCCCAGGCGGCAGTCCAAGCCGCCATCCAGGCCCAGAAGGCGGCCATGCAGCGCCAGCAGCAGAAGAACCAGCAGACAGCCGccgacgaggaggagctggcCCGCCAGAAGCGCAAGAACGCCACACCATCTTCGGCAGCCGGAGCAGCCACGTCGAGTGGCGGCGATACCGCCGGCGACCAGCGGGTGGCGGCCCTGAAGAATCGAGGCGGGGAGGAGAGCGACGGCAGCTCCAACCAGGCGGCGTCTCCAGTGCGTAACAGTGCAGCCTCTACGACGCGAGCCGAG CGGACAAACGATGTG TCGAAGCCGCCCGTCTCCGCCCAGGTGGCAGCGGTGAAGAAGACCCAGCGATCCGGCAGCAGTGACAGCAGTGCCTCCACCGAGAGCTCAGCCAGttcggcggcagcggcggccgtggctgccacatccacatccgccTCCGCGGCGGCACCTGCCACGTCCGGTGGCAGCAGCAACGCCGCGAGCCAAAGTGGCAAGGCGCCCAGCTCGTCCAGGTACTCGACTGCCAGGGACACCACGGCGGTGCCGGAGAAGAAGCCCTTCGTCAGCCGCTTCCTGCCGCAACACAGTACCGCCAATGCCGCCAACGGCTCGGCGGACAAGAAGAAGGCGGAGTCCAGCTCCAGCAGCGAGGAGGAGACCAGCTCGGAGTCCGAATCCGAGTCGGAGCCGGAGACCAAGGCGAAGACGAGtgccgccagcagcagcaccaacacCAAGTCCACGCCCAGCAGCGCCGCCAGCTCGACGACGGCGGCGAGTGGTTCCACCAGCGGCGGATCCTACAGGGATCGCCTGGAGGCCCGGCGGGCTTCGCGGGACGACAGCTCCTCGACGGCGGCGGGCCGCAGCAGCTACGCCACGCCCTCGAGCAGCGGCTatggcagtggcagcggcacCAGCAGCGGACGCACGCGAGCGGTTCCCGCCCCGCACCATGCCAGTGAGAGCGAGGACCGCTACGGCAGCGGCACCGGCAGCAG CTACACAAGCCGCTTTCTAAACAAGAGCAAGAGCAGCGCCATAGTAACGCAACCCTCGCTATCCACGCCCACCGCCTCCTTCGATGAGGACGCCACCGGAACCGGCGACGACTCGGACAGTCGCTACGGAACGGGCCGCTCCCGGTACCTGGCCATGAAGGAGCGCCGCACCCGGCTGGCGCGCAGCCGCTCGTCCCACCAGTTCGGCAACGACGACGAGGATCTGGATGAGCCGGTGTCCCCCACCACGGTCTCGCCGTCCGCTTACCTGGCCTCAAG GTACAGCGGCTATGGCAGCAGCGACCTGGCCCGCAGCCGCTCCTCTCACGCCCTCAAGTCGCGCGACAACTCCCCGATCACCGATCGCGGGGCGGGGTCGTCGCGGTCCAGCGGCCTGGGCGGCAGCTCGGCGACGGACAGCAAGGACGGCGAGGCCTTGAGCTCCTGGGCACGGTATTTGAAGAACAAGTACGGTAACAAGGGCAGCAAGGACTCGGCCGGCAGTAGCGGCGGCGCACGCGACACGCACGGCGGCacctcctcgtcgtcctccGGGACGGGGGCGTCCTCGGCGTCGTCGCATGCGCACGGCTACGGGAGCGGTACGAGCGGCATGAGCGGCACGAGCGGACGGAGCACCGCCAGCGACGTGTCGCGACGGCTGAGCCTTGGACTGCCCCTGCGGCAGGCCAACGAGCTGGCCTCCTCCGACGACGACGGGTCAAAAAACGGGCTAGGCTCCCCTACGTCCCCTACggtagcagcagcagtggcagcagccGGTATAACCGGAGCGGCAGGTACTATCCCTAAACAGGTGTACCTGCGCAAGCGCCAGCAGCTGTTCCAGCTGGGGGGCCGGGGGAGCGAGCCCGGATCCTTCACATGGCCGCGTGGCCTGGCCGTCGGCCCCGACAACAGCATCGTGGTCGCCGACTCCAGCAACCACCGCGTCCAGGTCTTCGACTCCAACGGCATCTTCGTCAAGGAGTTCGGCGAGTACGGCAGCGGCGAGGGAGAGTTCGACTGCCTCGCCGGCGTGGCCGTGAACCGCATCGGCCAGTACATTATAGCCGACAG ATACAATCATCGCATACAAGTGCTCGATCCGCAAGGACGATTCCTGCGCGCCTTCGGTTCGCAGGGCACCGCAGATGGCAAATTCAATTATCCTTGGGGCGTAACAACCGATGCACTCGGCTTCATTTACGTGTGCGATAAGGAGAACCACAGAGTGCAG GTTTTCCAATCAGATGGTTCCTTCGTTGGCAAGTTCGGCTCCTGCGGCCGCGGCGAGGGACAACTTGAGCATCCGCATTATATAGCCGTATCGAATACGAATCGTGTGATTGTTTCCGATTCGAATAACCACAGGATTCAG ATTTTCGACGTGAACGGCAAGGTCCTGTCCACGGTGGGCGGCGAGGGCTCCGACGACGGCCAGTTCAAGTTTCCACG CGGTGTGGCCGTGGACGATCAGGGCTACATATTCGTGGCCGATTCGGGCAACAATCGCATTCAGATCTTCAATCCGGACGGCAGCTTCCTGAAGACCTTCGGCTCCTGGGGCTCCGGCGACTCGGAGTTCAAAGGACTCGAGGGCGTGGCCATCATGTCGAACGGCAACATCTTGGTCTGCGACCGCGAGAATCACCGCGTCCAAGTCTTCTGA